From Uloborus diversus isolate 005 chromosome 8, Udiv.v.3.1, whole genome shotgun sequence, a single genomic window includes:
- the LOC129228321 gene encoding uncharacterized protein LOC129228321: MQGINNQEFDDNGVNSQIKSTFELLERGVQEIQLSEQYKDVVLVLGNTGAGKTTFTQWIAGDNDKLIAKEVAEGTGEFIIEDNNRIGNSTIKSKTIFPELVVEPKTKTAFYDCPGFSDTRSTSNEISATYFIKKVLDHAERVKLIFIVNYSSVRKGVDRQDLMKLLRHTTDLVKDVDKFGRSIAVVVSKVDNQYVRIGTSFSFIGDSKIISAIADFLSEVKHDMEESKKVPNLSDNEQKFYSSAIKFIDILLKKEGGYHTKIGIFRRPDEPGPLSNITLLREGKEHIEKLLYERLNFTEKISEDFGYTISEKSKNDINDLIDEINKRIWSNWVVIGHQTISLDGFAGESHHSSTQQKHEYFTVQVIHGRSKGRDGACPGANGADGKPGGAGGPGGFFFGVGEHFVGGENLTVTANGGEGGLGQDGGDGFDGNSDGSKTNNIKGRTTIDIYGNLTLGQLLIYMMFGSNKSFSCHHYITPEQEQSIKVENLAAEVVPIVSRHSFGGFNGFVGNCNHAPQWYKDMHKDEFEELVIKKYQRNEKKAVSENSLEEILTGSMWIFDNETTTNYGDNKA; the protein is encoded by the exons ATGCAGGGTATTAATAATCAGGAATTTGATGACAATGGGGTTAATTCGCAGATAAAATCTACCTTTGAACTCTTAGAAAGAGGAGTGCAGGAAATTCAGCTGTCTGAACAGTACAAAGATGTAGTTTTAGTATTGGGTAATACTGGTGCAGGTAAGACTACATTTACACAATGGATCGCCGGGGATAAtgataaattaattgcaaaagaGGTAGCAGAAGGCACTGGTGAATTTATAATTGAAGATAATAATAGGATAGGTAATTCTACTATCAAATCCAAGACCATTTTTCCTGAATTGGTAGTAGAGCCTAAGACAAAAACTGCGTTCTATGATTGTCCAGGATTTAGCGATACCAGGAGTACCAGCAATGAGATATCGGCAACATACTTTATCAAAAAAGTATTAGATCATGCTGAACGagtgaaattgatttttatagTTAACTATTCTTCCGTTAGAAAAGGAGTTGATCGGCAAGATTTAATGAAACTATTAAGGCATACTACTGATCTTGTAAAGGATGTTGATAAATTTGGGAGAAGTATTGCTGTTGTAGTATCAAAAGTTGATAACCAGTACGTAAGAATAGGAACTAGCTTTTCTTTTATAGGAGATAGTAAAATTATTTCGGCTATTGCTGACTTTTTGAGCGAAGTTAAACACGATATGGAAGAAAGCAAAAAGGTTCCGAACCTTTCcgataatgaacagaaattttaTAGCAGTGCAATAAAGTTTATTGATATACTGTTAAAAAAAGAAGGTGGATACCATACGAAGATAGGTATTTTTAGAAGACCAGATGAGCCTGGACCTTTAAGCAATATCACTTTACTTCGAGAGGGGAAAGAGCACATCGAAAAGTTACTATATGAAAGACTtaattttactgaaaagattTCTGAAGACTTCGGTTACACTATATCTGAGAAATCTAAGAACGATATAAACGATTTAATAGatgaaattaataaaagaatttGGTCTAAT TGGGTGGTTATTGGCCATCAAACAATATCACTGGATGGTTTTGCAGGAGAGTCTCATCACAGTTCAACACAACAGAAACACGAATATTTCACTGTGCAGGTGATACATGGAAGATCTAAAGGAAGGGATGGTGCTTGTCCAGGAGCCAACGGAGCGGATGGTAAGCCAGGTGGAGCTGGAGGACCTGGTGGGTTTTTCTTTGGTGTCGGTGAACACTTTGTTGGTGGCGAAAACTTAACAGTTACTGCGAACGGTGGTGAAGGTGGTTTAGGACAAGATGGCGGAGATGGATTCGATGGAAA TTCTGATGGTAGCAAGACCAACAACATAAAAGGAAGAACTACAATTGATATCTATGGCAATTTAACTCTTGGGCAATTACTGATATATATGATGTTTGGTAGCAATAAATCCTTCAGTTGCCATCATTACATAACGCCTGAACAAGAACAGagcataaaagttgaaaatttggcTGCAGAAGTTGTACCAATTGTGAGTCGCCATTCTTTTGGTGGTTTTAATGGCTTTGTTGGTAACTGCAACCATGCTCCTCAGTGGTATAAAGATATGCATAAAGATGAATTTGAGGAACTAGTAATCAAAAAGTATCAGAGGAATGAGAAAAAAGCTGTAAGTGAAAACTCACTTGAGGAAATATTGACTGGTAGTATGTGGATATTTGATAATGAAACAACTACAAATTATGGAGACAATAAGGCATGA